The Spirosoma oryzicola region GGCGGGGATCGACGCGACAAACGCCGAAGCGCTGCGACCCGACCTGCTGATTACCCTCGGCAATTCCTTTCTGACCCGAAACCTGAAAACCTATTTCCGCCAGTATCCCGCCCGACGCCACTGGCACATCCACCCCACCGTTGACCGCATCAATGATTCGTTTCAATCCCTGACAACGCTTGTCCCCTCCGAACCCCGGCCTTTCCTCGACAAACTATTTGCCGATTTAGATTACCAGCGTTTTTTGCAGGGCGACGATGCCGATCAAAACGACACCTTTCTCAACCGGTGGCAAACCGCCGACCGACAGGCCACTAAACTAGTTCGGCAAACCGTCAGCGGTACCGATCGCCGACTAACCGACTGGTCGGCGGTACAACAGGTACTCGATCACTTGCCGGCGCAGTCGGTATTACACCTGGCGAATAGTATGCCCGTGCGGTACGCAAATCTCTGCGGCATCGATGAACAGCAGCACATTCAGGTCTGGGCCAACCGGGGCGTCAGTGGTATCGATGGTTGTTTGAGTACGGCGGTCGGTACTGCGTTACTAACCGATCAGATCGTGACACTTGTGGTGGGCGACGTTGCTTTTTTTTACGACCGGAATGCCTTATGGTCGAATCCCGTACCGCCTAACCTGCGCATTGTCCTTCTTAACAATGACGGTGGACATATCTTTCGGATCATCGACGGGCCGAGCCGACAACCTGAGCTGGAACGCTATTTCGAAACACCGCACGGTTATACGGCCCGGAACACCGCCGAGGATGCCAGGCTCGACTACCAGGTATGCACCTCGCTCGAAACGGTACAGACCCTCCTACCGGATTTTTTCACCCGGAGTGAACGAGCTAAACTACTGGAAGTAACGACCGACAAGTACGTCAACCAGGAACAGTTTGCCACCTACAAAGCACAGTGTCGGCAACTGTTCCAATAACTACAACTACAGGTATAGTTAATTAGTTGGTCCCTTCAACAGAAGCGTTCGCCTTCCCCGAAAAGCCAGTACAGTAAACTCCCTGACTGGTTTTTGGGGAAGACGAACGCTTATAGGACGGGCTATCCGGATTATGACGAACCAGTTATTGTTATCAATAATCCGTCGATTTGGTTAAGCGCTCCCAGGTGGCCCATTCCGTTCGCATAACGTCCAGCTTGTGAAAGGCTCGTTGATACGCATCGGTACCCAATAAGAGATAAAGCGGAGGATCAGGAACCGATGCCACCTCAATCATGGCTGATGCCGCTTTCTCCGGGTCGCCGGCCTGCTTGCCATCCAGGGTAAGGTAGTAAGCGTGAGAGGACCGTACAGCTTCGTATGCGTCAATGGGGTTCTTTGCCATCACGATCGACTCGTCACTCAGAAACTGCGTTCTGAACGCGCCCGGTGCCACCACGGTTACGTTGATACCAAACGCCCGTACGTCTTGCGCCAACACCTCCGAAAGCCCCACCACGGCGTATTTAGCGGCCCCATAAACAGCCCATCCGGTGTTGGCCGTAATACCGGCAATGGACGAAATGTTGATAATGTGGCCGGACTGCTGCGCCCGCAGGATGGGCATAACCTGCCGAATCACATTCAAGGTTCCAAACACATTGACGTCGAAGCTCGCGCGGGCTTCTTCATCGGTCAGTTCTTCGATGCTTCCGCCTATTCCGTATCCGGCATTGTTGACCACGACGTCAATCGTACCAAACCGGTCAACGACCTGTTGAACAGCAGCTGCTACGCTGGCATCACTGGTCAGGTCGACGGCTAAGGGTAAAAAGTCAGGGCTTTGCGGTTGTGAATCGATCAGAGCCTCCACGTTTCGGGAGGTAGCCGCTACCCGTTCGCCCTGTGCTAACAACTGCTTTACCAGGCTTCGCCCGATTCCCTTCGAGGCCCCGGTTATAAACCAAACTCGTTTGTTATTCATAGTCATCATCGGTTGACCGGACAAAAGTAGCGGGGCCAAACCGGGAGACACTAGCGCAATTCAAGCCGATACTTGCAAAATTCAAACAATCCGAAAAGCGGAGGGTGTTAGCTGGGTGTGTTTACGGAAAAAGTTGTTGAAATGAGACGGTTCTTCGAAGCCCAGGCTGTAGCTAATTTCCGAAACCGTCCAGTTCGTATGTTTCAGCAAAGCCCGTGCTTCGCTGACGACGCGCTCGGCAATGTGATCGGTAGTCGTTTTTCCGGTGGTTTCCCGAATGGCCCGGTTCAGGTGATTGACGTGGACCGACAACCGCTGTGCGTAGTCCGTAGCCGAGCGCAGCGAAAACCGTTGCGCGGGGGATTCAATCGGGAACTGACGTTCGAGGAGTTCGGTAAAAATAGCCGTGATGCGCGTGTTGGCGTTCGGATGCTGATACAGGGTCTCGGACGGCTGCATCTTGAGGGCGTAATGAATCAGCTCGGTTACGTAGCTCCTCAACAGATCGTACTTGAAGGGATAGTCCGAATTGATTTCGTTGAGCATTTTCTCAAAAAGGCCACTGACCTGGGTATCCTGGGCCGCGGTCAGCATGTACGCCGGTTTGCCCCCCGTCGTAAACATAGGCAGCTCGCTCAACCCTCCGCGCATCTTTTCGGTAAAAAAAGCTTCCTTAAAAATGCAGAAAAAACCCGTTACGTCGTCCGACAGCGATTCCCAGGTATAAGGCACCTGCGGATTAAAGAACATCAGTGTAGCCCCCGCGATCTCAATGCTTTTATCGGCGTAGTGATACACATTCTTACCCCGGATCAAACTGATCTTGTAAAAACTACGGCGGCTATAACTGATGGGTGTGCTGTGCGGACTCAGGCAATCTTCCAGCCTGAATACATTAAAATGCCCGATATCCTGTTTGAGGGATTCGGGTAACCAGTTGAATTTATGCTGGTAAAACTCTTCGAGGGTTTCGGTCTTCGGCATAGCGCAACGTTTAACGATTCAACGACCATAAGGTAAACAATGCGTAAAGCACTTCGTGGGCTCTAAGGTCTGGTAACGGGTGCGGTTCGGACGGATACGGACACAATGTCCGCCTTCCGTCTATTGACAACGGGCGGTTCGTTCCCGACGGGCTAGCTCATCCCCCGCCGATTCGCCCCGTTGCCAGGTCGCGCAGGCCCCCGTTTTATTCCCCGCAGCCAATTCGGCCTTACCCAGGTAATAATAAAGTGCATCGACGGAGGCATCCAGCTTTTCGGCTTCTTTGAATGCCGCGAGAGCCAGGGCCGGCTGTTTTTGATTCAGGTAATACAGGCCAAGCGTCCGATGCGCCCAGGCGTTGGTTTTGTCCAGTCGCAGGGATTCCTGCACCAGCGGCAGGGCCTCGGCGGTACGATTTAGCATCAGCAGTAAATACGCTTTGTTGTTCAGGTAATACGGTTGATTCGGTTTAGCGATCAGCGCCCGCTCCACAAAGGCTAAGGCCTCCGCATAGTTTCCGTCACGCGCCAGTAATAAGCTTTTGTTGTTTAGCGCGGCATCCTGTTTAGGATTCAGCCGCAGCGCCTGCTCACTATCCGCGCGGGCCTGCTCGTACGCTTTCTGGCTAAAGTACAACGCGCCCCGGTTCGTTAAGGCTTCGACGTTAGTCGGTTGCAGTTGAAGCGCCCGGTCGTAGGAAACCTGCGCCTGCGCGGGGTTATTCAGCCGCACATAGGTATCTCCCAGCCGCGTCTGGAAAAAGGTCGAATCCCGGTATTGTTGCTCGATGCGTTGCAGGTCGGCCAGACTACCGGCGGCATCCCCGGTTTCGAGCAACACCTCCGCCCGGTTCAGGTAGGCCGCGCCAAAATCCGTGTCGGTCTGGATGGCCCGCGTATAATCCGCCAGAGCCCCTTCCCGATCGTCGTCACGGAACTTGGCCAACCCCCGGTTGTTGTACGCATCGGCGAAGTCCGGCTTTTTCTCCAGCGCTTCGGAGTAAAAGCGAATTGCTTCTTTATACTCCCGTTTTTGCAACTGAACGTTCCCCCGCAGGAAAAACTGGGCCGCTTCGTCGGTATTGTTTGTACACGAAAAGCTTGTTCCGATAATTTGTACTGCGAGAAACGCCAAAAAGAAGGCACGACTCGGAGAGTTTCCTACCTTTGCCGTCTCCATCGGACTTTTTTGAAAAAAAGAGTTCATTCGTCAATAGACCGGCTATTCCGGTTAACAATCAGTCACGTATGCGTTTCGTTCACGAGATTCCACACCCCCACTTTCGCATTGGCCTCTACGCCTGGAACAACAAATATATCGTTAAGATCGAAGCCGGTCCGTACGAACAGACGTATAAAATCAGCGAAATGGATGTAACCGCCCCCGACGACGTTCCCGCGATGCTCGACGAACCGTTTCTGGCTACTGTCGCACAACGGTTTGCGCAGATGGATACCGACTGGCAGGCCACCGGCGAACGAAACGGCATTTTATAAGGCACATTCATTGTCAGAATGTACATTCGTTGTCAGTTCGTTGGTTTTTCCGGAACTGGCGCGGACGCGTGAAAGTCGGTATAAATCCGATGCATGTACGCGTCCAGAAGTTGCTGAATGCGGTCAGCATCCGTTGCGCGCACAATCAGCCCAATGTGGTGTTCCCGCTTCATTCGCCACCAGATTTCGGAATCCGTAAACGACGACAGATCCGGCCACTGCTGGCGTGCCAGCGAAACAATCAGGCCGGCGTACTGCGGTTCGTTCACCGGAACCTGGTAGGTTTCACCCCGCGCCACCGCCACTTCCAGCTTGGCCCATTCGCTCCACAGGTTGATGCCGGATGCGGCTTCGACCATTTCGGCAATGTGTGCACCCCCTACCCGCGACGACGTTTCCAGAAAATACAACTCTCCGTCATGATCGCCCCGGATGTATTCCGAATGTGATGCGCTATGGCGCATACCAAATGCGTTTAACACACGGGTATTGATTCCGTACAGCGAACTCGTTTCGGGGGCTTGGGGCGATAAATTCATTGTCCGGAATACCCCGCCACCATGGGCAACTTCCATGGGTGTTGCCAGATACATACTAGCGAGCGTAAACACAATGGTTTTCTCGTAGGAAAGCGAATCGACGTGGTAGACCCGCCCCGGCTTGAATTGTTCGATCAGGAACTCGTGCCGCCGGTCACCCAGGGCGTGGATCACCGACCAGGCTTCTTCGAGCGAGTGCACTTTTTGAATACCCGTCGCCGAAGCTTCCGAACGGGGTTTTATCAGCCAGGGGGCCTCGGTAGCGCGCAGGAAGTCCGTAACGGTTTCGTCATGGAAAAGCGCGCTGAACGCCGGAACCCGAATACCTTCCGAAGCCGCCCGCATTCGCATGGCCAGTTTGTCCCGGAAAAAACGGGCCGTCGTCTGCCCCATACCCGGAATCCGGAACGTTTCCCGGATCAGGGCTCCTTTTTCTACGTCGAAGTCATCCAGCGCCACCACCCGATCGATCTTGCGGGAGCGCATAACATGGGCCAGTCCAGTAACCATCTCCGCCAAGCTTTCGGACGAATTGCTCGGCGATTGGAGGAAAAAAAACTCGTCGATGGCATCGCGGGGCCATTCTTTATCCGCCAGTTTCTGGTCAGTCAGCAAATAAACCGTGTTGCCTAACGACTTGCAGGCCCGTAGAAACGCTTCGCCCTTGAAAAAAGTAGCGATGCACAGAAAGGACAACGAATGCATAGAAATGAGCTGGTTAGTAGTGTGAACGAGGCTGTCAACTACGTAGGTAACTGCGTAAGCGGACGGTTGGTTATGGGCTGGCGGGTTTACGCCGGTTGATTTTCTGCGGTTAATCCACGTCAGCCAGCCGTTGCAGGTAATCAATCAACAGTCGGATACCATAGCCAGTCGCGTTTTTCTGCGAACCAAATTCGTTGTCGGCGAAGGCCGTACCGGCAATGTCCAGATGCGCCCAGGCCGGATGATTCTCGGTAAAGACTTCCAGAAACTTGGCGGCACTGATCGAACCAGCCACGGGTTTTCCGCTAAAGTTCTTCACGTCGGCTACGTCAGACTTAATGTCTTCCTTGTACACATCCCAGACGGGCATCCGCCACAGTCGCTCACCGGTATAATCGGCAGCGGTCGTAAGTTGAGCCGCCAGCTCGTCATTGGGCGTAAACAGGCCCGCTGCGTGGTAACCCAGGGCGGCAATGACGCTGCCGGTCAGGGTAGCCAGGTCGATCAGCACATCGGGCTGGAAATGACGCACCATATACCCCAGTCCATCGGCCAGAATAACCCGTCCCTCGGCGTCGGTATCGATAATCTCAATCGTTTTGCCCAAATACGAGGTAATGACATCACCGGGCTTGGTCGAACGACCATCGACGCTGTTTTCCGTGGATGGGACAATGCCGATCAAATGAATGGGCAGTTTCAGCTTGGCGGCAACCTCTACCGTGCCGAGAACCGCAGCGGCTCCGCCCATGTCGCTCTTCATCAGGTGCATGTTGGTCGAGGATTTGATCGAAATACCGCCGGTATCGAACGTAACCCCCTTGCCCACCAGCCCCACTTTCGGCAATGGCTTTCCCGGCTGCGCAGCCGTCAGGTCGGGTTTGTATTCGGCAATGATCAGGACGGGCGGGGTATCACTCCCCTGACTCACGCTGAGCAGCGCCCCGAGTCCCTGCCGTTCCAGTTCGGCTTTGTCCAGCACGGTCACTGCATAGCCGTTTTCACGACCGGATTGAGTTGTCCAGTCGGCCAGCGTCTGCGGATTTTTGTAGTTAGCGGGCGCATTCAGTAAATCCAGCATTTCCCGTTGGGTTTGGGCAATCGCTTCGGCGCGCGAACGGGCTTGATTAGCCGTTTCTACCGCATCGGTATCAACCGTTAGCTGTAACGTCCCCGACTCCCCGTAGAATAGCCCCGCATCCGGTTTATCCGTCTGGTATAGGCGAAGATCGTAGCCACCCGCCCGAATGCCCAGCACAACCGCTTCGACCACCTCGCCCGAAAAGCCAGTCAGGCTTACCTCAACCTGCTGAGGCAACCGGCTCTTCACGGTAAAGAATACCTTACGGAACGCTTTCAGCCAGTCGATGGCTCCGGGCTTCTTTCCCAGACCCAGCAGAAAAATTCGTTCTCCGCCCGGCTGATAAACGGGCAGAACCTCGTGCAGTTCCGCCTTGAAATCAGTTTGCAGAACCTGGGCGGGTAAGCTTAGCTGGTCGGCCAGGGTAGCCAGCGAATCGGCTAACGCTTCGGTTTGAACAACAGGAATAATCCGGGCGTCGGCCGAACGGCCCTTTATTTGTACGATACTAATCATGGTACACCTAACGCACTACGGATAACGGTTAGTTTCCGTTCGTCTCATTTAATAAAACAACCACTCGACGGCTGCCGGAAACTCGTTCCCCCAGCAGGATTCGCTATGGGTTCCCTGGGGGTTGGTGGCCAGTTGAATAGCCATGCGCTGCTGCTGGGGCGGTTTACGCAAGGCATCGACAAATCGTTTTAGCCCCGGCACCATGCTCGCTGACTCGCTCTCCCCTCCGTACAGGTACCATTTTGTTCCAGCTGGTATCCGGCCCCGGGCCGCCGTCGTGAAAACGGTCCGGGATAACCAGAGGGAAGGCGAAAAGATCAGTAGCCGACCAAAAACTGTTGGGTACACTAAACCAGCGTACAGGCTGATAAGCCCCCCCAACGAACTCCCGCCAATGCCCGTATGGGCCGTACCGGGTTCCGTACGAAACAAGGAATCAATGGCTGGTTTCAAGGTGCAGGCTACGAAGTCAAGGTATTTACGTCCTTCGCCGGTACCGGCCATCGTACGGTCCGGCGTAAATTCGATCAGGCGGTTCTCCGCCCCGTGATCGATGGCAACCACGATCAGCTCGTGATGATGACGCGAAGCCAGCACCGCCAGGCGACGGTCGATTTCCCAACTACCGTACGCCGAACCCGCGCCGATCAGGTTTTGTCCATCCTGGAGATACAACACGGGGTACCGCTTATCGGTATCGTCGTAATCATACGGCACCAGAACCCGCACCCGACGCGTTGTCTGCAATTGCGGAACGGCAAATTCCTCGTCGATCATCCCCAGTTTAGGCAGAAAATGGGGATTGTACGCGTGCCCAAACCACCGCCAGTGGGGAACAACAGCCCGCAGAACACCGTTTTTTTGTTGGGAAACCCGATTGGGAGGCACATCCCCAGCCAAGTCAAGTTCTGCCTGATCCCACCCCCCGCGCGTAAACTTATATTCGAGCACGTCGGGTAGCTCCACCTCCGCCGGAAGGTCCAGCGCGTAACACCCCGGCCCGGTAGGCCACAGGCGAAGCGAGTCCAGGTTAGGATGCCAGCCACAAAAATTACCCGACACGTAAACCGGACGGTCGTCGAGTACGGGCGTCGTCAGTTCAAAGCGCAACGGAGAAGCCATGCAATACAGTAGATGAAGTAAGACAAAACCACACCAATACGCCCAAACGAAACAAGGCCAGACGGATGCCTGGCCTTGTTTTCACGGACTAGAACGGCGCGGGCTACTTGGTGTATAGCCAGCGGGCATACAATGTTTTCTGCGCTTCCGTTTGATTCGCCAACGGTTCCAGCCGGTAGCTGACGAGCGGATTGGGGGTTAACGTAATCGGAAGCTCCCGCAGAATTCCGGCCCGGTTAACCAGCACCTTGAGCGTTTCGCCCACGCGCCGACCGCTGATCAGCCGCAGCAGATCGTCACCCACCCGAACGCTGTCCACCGAAATAACCTCGTCACCTACGTTTAGCCCATCCGTGTAAGCCGCCGACCCGCGCCGAACGCTCGTTACCGTCGATTTTCCATTGGCCGGACTCACTGCCGCGCCCAGAAAGCTATCCTGACTTCTGGCCGCTACATTGACCAGCCGAAGCCCGACGGGTTCGAAATACGCGTTGTAGTTGATCGGATCCGCCGTATTGACTGCCGTCGTGAAGAAGTCATCGAGTTTGCGACCCGCCACCTGTTCAGCTGCCCGCCGGAATTCTTCGTCCGTAAACCCGCGTTTCTGCTTTTTGTAGTATTCGTTGTACAGATAACGCATCAGGTCATCCATATTCCGCTGGCCGTTGCTACCCGCCAAAATCGCCAGATTCAGGAGTGTTCCCAGAACACTTCCTTTGCTGTAGTACGAAATGGTGGTGTTCGACGAGTTTTCGTTCGGACGGTAGCCTTTAATCCAGGCATCCCAGCTCGATTCGGCCGCCGACTGCACGCGGTTACCCGGCTGATTTTCGATGGTGTTGATATCGTTGGCGACAATCGAAAGGTACGCTTCCGGCGTATGAAACCCAGCCCGACGCAGGATGTAATCTTCGTAAAACGACGTACATCCTTCCGACAACCACAGCATGTGCGTGTAATTTTCGTTCTCGTAGTCGAACGGTCCGAGCGCAACCGGGCGAATGCGCTTCACGTTCCAGAGGTGAAAATACTCGTGCGCTACCAACGTGAGAAACCCTTTGTAGTTGCTTTGCGTCGAATACGCGTTGCGGTAGGTTTCGAGGGTGGTTGAGTTCAGGTGTTCCAGACCACCGCCCCCCTGCGGAATGTGGTGTACAATAAACGTATACTGCTTACAGGGGTGTTCGCCCACGACACTGGCTGCGGTTTCGCAAACCCGCTTGTAGTCAGCCGCCAGCTGTTGTTCGTCATAGTCCACATCGCCGAACATCGCCACGGTATGCGGTACGTTGGACGCTGTAAACCCAAACGTGCGCTGGTTACCGATCTCAATCGGCGAATCGACCAGCAAATCGTAATCCGGGGCGTCGAACGTGTTGGCCGCCCCCGCTACGGGTTCCAGGGCCGTCGTTACCGTTTTCCAGGATTTATAGGGTTGAACAACCACGCGGTGCGGTTGATTTTTGAGCGCATCGTGGTACATGAATATACTGGCGGGGGTTACGTACCCGTGATCGCTATCCACGAAACTGGTCCGTACCGTCAGTTCGTTGGCGTACACCCGGTAGCGGAGGGTCAGGTTGTCGTCGGTGGTCGTGACGCGCCAGGTGTTTTTGCGAATTTTTTCGCTCGGCACCGGTTGACCATTGACCGTTGCCGTAAACGCTTCTACGTTTTTGGCGTATTCCCGGATCAGGTACGAGCCGGGCGTCCAGACGGGCATTTTAATATCAACGTACCCGTTTTTTTTGGCGTTGGTGGCGGCCGCGCTGTTTTTTAATTGCATCTCTACCTCGAAATAGTGCGTCTGCGGCTGAGGCATGGAAAGCACATAGACAATCGAGGGGGAAGCGGCCAGCGGGTTTTCGTCGGAATGGTTTACGGGATTAGCTGTCGATCGAAAAGCGGTAAAAAATGTCCAGACAGTAAGTAAATACAGGAGCCGGGCGTTTTTTTTCATACGGAAACAGGAGTACCTTCGTTTTTTGTCCAGAATTGACGTGATATTTGCCAATTTACTGGCGAAGCTACGACGCATTCAAAGGATTCACAACCGTTCATTTCGTTTATGCCCTATTCAAACCCCCAACTGGGTCAGTACCTGACAGTCCGATTTTCGCCGGACAGGTGGCTGTTTTCCCTGGTTTTTGGGTTGCTTACCCTGCTGTCGGCATCAGCCCAGCGCACCCAAAGTTATTCCGAACCCGATTACCACTACCGCAACGGTCAGGAGTTATTCGAGAAGCATAATTATGCCGCTGCCCGTTACGAATTTCGGCAGTATCTCGAACCCCGACGCGGGGATGGTACTCGTACGCTGCTCAATACCAGCGACCAGAACGCGGTTGAAGCCGAATATTACATTGCCCTGACCAGTCTGTACATTGACGAGCCGGGTGCCGAGGTACTGGTCGATCGGTTTGTTAAAAACCACAGTCAGCATCCGAAAGCAAGCCAGTTGTACGGTGATCTGGGCACGTATTACTACACCCGTCAGGACTACAGTAAAGCCATCAACTTTCTGGAGAAAGCCGTTGCACAGGGGGGTGCGAACGCGACCTTTAAATACCAGCTGGCTCTCTCCTACTACAACACCCAGGATTTGCAACGGGCATTGCCTTTATTGAATGACGTAAAACGCGACGCTAACTCGCCCGACGCTCCAGCCGCATCTTACTACGCCGGGATCATTAACTTCCGGAATAAAAATTTCAACGAAGCCGTAACGGATTTTCGGCGAATCGAATCGAATCCGACGTACAAGGATCAGGTCCCCAACTGGATTGCGCAGGCGCTTTACCGCCAGCGTCGGTTCGATGATCTGCTGGCGTATACCGAACCGCTGCTCCGCCGGACGGGTGGTGCGGGCCTGAGCGAAGTGGCTTTGTTTACGGCTGAAGTGTATTATCAGCAGAACCAGTTCGCCAAAGCGATCCCGTATTACAAGCAGTACATCAACGCGGCTGGTGCCAAAGCACCGGGTGCGGTCAAATTTCGGTACGGCCAATCGCTGTTCCGCACGGGTGCTTATCCCGAAGCCATTACCCAGTTGAAAACCCTGGCCGGTGGCAAGGACACCACAGCCCAGTATGCAGCGTACACCCTCGGCGTGAGTTATCTGCAAACGCAGAACCCCGCTTACGCGTTGAATGCCTTCGATCAGGCCGGGCGCTTGGCATTTAATCGCGATATTCAGGAAGAAGCCCGGTTCAACCACGCCAAGCTGCTGCTGGATCAGAACAACGGAGCCGATGCCGTAAAGGAACTGACCGCTTTTCTGAAGCAATACCCCAACAGTAAATTTGAGAACGAAGCCAATGAACTGGTCGGCGAAGCGTATTTTGCGTCGAACAATTACCCGGCAGCCATTGCCTACATCGAAGGGTTAAAACGCCGGACACCGAAAATCAACGCGACCTACCAGCGCCTGACCTACAACCAGGGCGTCAGTGATTTTAATGCCGAACGTTACCCCCAGGCCGTTGCCAATCTGGATAAGTCGTTGAAGTTCCCGGTTGATCCCGAGCTTCAGCAGGGTGCCCAGTTCTGGAAAGCCGAAGCGTACTCGGCGGGTAAGCAATATGATACTGCCATTCCGCTTTACGCGAGCATAGCAAAAAGCACAGGCAGCTACGGGGGAAAAAGCTTGTACGGACTCGGTTACGCCTACTACAACAAAAAGGATTACGCCCGTGCGCAAACGTACTTCCGCGATTTTGTGGGTCGGGGAACAGGAGCCGGTGATCCGGCGCAGGTGCAGGACGCCACCATTCGCCTGGCCGATTCGTATTTTGCGACGAAGCAGTACGAAAACGCTATGCGCTACTACGACCAGGCTATCTCCCAGAATGCCCCCGACAAAGATTATGCTTCTTACCAGAAAGCGGTCATTCTGAGCTACGTAGGCCGGGATGCCGAAGCAAAGGCACAGTTCGACCAGGTGCAGCGTCAATACCCGAATTCACGTTTTGTGGACGAAGCCTTGTTTCAGACGGCCAACGTCGATTTTGAAAAAGGCGCGTATCAGGTGGCCATTCGGGGCTTTTCCAAGCTTATCGACGGCAAGCCGAACAGCACCCTCGTGCCGGCTGCGTTGCTGAAA contains the following coding sequences:
- a CDS encoding alpha/beta hydrolase, producing the protein MASPLRFELTTPVLDDRPVYVSGNFCGWHPNLDSLRLWPTGPGCYALDLPAEVELPDVLEYKFTRGGWDQAELDLAGDVPPNRVSQQKNGVLRAVVPHWRWFGHAYNPHFLPKLGMIDEEFAVPQLQTTRRVRVLVPYDYDDTDKRYPVLYLQDGQNLIGAGSAYGSWEIDRRLAVLASRHHHELIVVAIDHGAENRLIEFTPDRTMAGTGEGRKYLDFVACTLKPAIDSLFRTEPGTAHTGIGGSSLGGLISLYAGLVYPTVFGRLLIFSPSLWLSRTVFTTAARGRIPAGTKWYLYGGESESASMVPGLKRFVDALRKPPQQQRMAIQLATNPQGTHSESCWGNEFPAAVEWLFY
- a CDS encoding oxidoreductase; its protein translation is MNNKRVWFITGASKGIGRSLVKQLLAQGERVAATSRNVEALIDSQPQSPDFLPLAVDLTSDASVAAAVQQVVDRFGTIDVVVNNAGYGIGGSIEELTDEEARASFDVNVFGTLNVIRQVMPILRAQQSGHIINISSIAGITANTGWAVYGAAKYAVVGLSEVLAQDVRAFGINVTVVAPGAFRTQFLSDESIVMAKNPIDAYEAVRSSHAYYLTLDGKQAGDPEKAASAMIEVASVPDPPLYLLLGTDAYQRAFHKLDVMRTEWATWERLTKSTDY
- a CDS encoding ATP-grasp domain-containing protein, with amino-acid sequence MHSLSFLCIATFFKGEAFLRACKSLGNTVYLLTDQKLADKEWPRDAIDEFFFLQSPSNSSESLAEMVTGLAHVMRSRKIDRVVALDDFDVEKGALIRETFRIPGMGQTTARFFRDKLAMRMRAASEGIRVPAFSALFHDETVTDFLRATEAPWLIKPRSEASATGIQKVHSLEEAWSVIHALGDRRHEFLIEQFKPGRVYHVDSLSYEKTIVFTLASMYLATPMEVAHGGGVFRTMNLSPQAPETSSLYGINTRVLNAFGMRHSASHSEYIRGDHDGELYFLETSSRVGGAHIAEMVEAASGINLWSEWAKLEVAVARGETYQVPVNEPQYAGLIVSLARQQWPDLSSFTDSEIWWRMKREHHIGLIVRATDADRIQQLLDAYMHRIYTDFHASAPVPEKPTN
- the menD gene encoding 2-succinyl-5-enolpyruvyl-6-hydroxy-3-cyclohexene-1-carboxylic-acid synthase, producing the protein MPVLQPIVNIAELLYQKGITDVMVAPGSRSAPLTLAVARHPHLRVRVVADERSAGFIALGMAQQSQNPVALICTSGSAVYNLAPAVVEAYFQQVPLLLLTADRPHEWLHQQDGQTIDQATIFGTHVKRSYDLPADYSHPDARWFIERSVNEAINLCRLPAPGPVHINVPLREPFYPTAEESFRAERVRVLDTLPAQPTLSTDTWHKLLNEWDQSERTLLAVGQIPYDPALLAILRKISEELGVPVVGEITTSMAHNDQFITHTDTFLAGIDATNAEALRPDLLITLGNSFLTRNLKTYFRQYPARRHWHIHPTVDRINDSFQSLTTLVPSEPRPFLDKLFADLDYQRFLQGDDADQNDTFLNRWQTADRQATKLVRQTVSGTDRRLTDWSAVQQVLDHLPAQSVLHLANSMPVRYANLCGIDEQQHIQVWANRGVSGIDGCLSTAVGTALLTDQIVTLVVGDVAFFYDRNALWSNPVPPNLRIVLLNNDGGHIFRIIDGPSRQPELERYFETPHGYTARNTAEDARLDYQVCTSLETVQTLLPDFFTRSERAKLLEVTTDKYVNQEQFATYKAQCRQLFQ
- a CDS encoding helix-turn-helix domain-containing protein encodes the protein MPKTETLEEFYQHKFNWLPESLKQDIGHFNVFRLEDCLSPHSTPISYSRRSFYKISLIRGKNVYHYADKSIEIAGATLMFFNPQVPYTWESLSDDVTGFFCIFKEAFFTEKMRGGLSELPMFTTGGKPAYMLTAAQDTQVSGLFEKMLNEINSDYPFKYDLLRSYVTELIHYALKMQPSETLYQHPNANTRITAIFTELLERQFPIESPAQRFSLRSATDYAQRLSVHVNHLNRAIRETTGKTTTDHIAERVVSEARALLKHTNWTVSEISYSLGFEEPSHFNNFFRKHTQLTPSAFRIV
- a CDS encoding leucyl aminopeptidase family protein, giving the protein MISIVQIKGRSADARIIPVVQTEALADSLATLADQLSLPAQVLQTDFKAELHEVLPVYQPGGERIFLLGLGKKPGAIDWLKAFRKVFFTVKSRLPQQVEVSLTGFSGEVVEAVVLGIRAGGYDLRLYQTDKPDAGLFYGESGTLQLTVDTDAVETANQARSRAEAIAQTQREMLDLLNAPANYKNPQTLADWTTQSGRENGYAVTVLDKAELERQGLGALLSVSQGSDTPPVLIIAEYKPDLTAAQPGKPLPKVGLVGKGVTFDTGGISIKSSTNMHLMKSDMGGAAAVLGTVEVAAKLKLPIHLIGIVPSTENSVDGRSTKPGDVITSYLGKTIEIIDTDAEGRVILADGLGYMVRHFQPDVLIDLATLTGSVIAALGYHAAGLFTPNDELAAQLTTAADYTGERLWRMPVWDVYKEDIKSDVADVKNFSGKPVAGSISAAKFLEVFTENHPAWAHLDIAGTAFADNEFGSQKNATGYGIRLLIDYLQRLADVD
- a CDS encoding tetratricopeptide repeat protein — translated: MNSFFQKSPMETAKVGNSPSRAFFLAFLAVQIIGTSFSCTNNTDEAAQFFLRGNVQLQKREYKEAIRFYSEALEKKPDFADAYNNRGLAKFRDDDREGALADYTRAIQTDTDFGAAYLNRAEVLLETGDAAGSLADLQRIEQQYRDSTFFQTRLGDTYVRLNNPAQAQVSYDRALQLQPTNVEALTNRGALYFSQKAYEQARADSEQALRLNPKQDAALNNKSLLLARDGNYAEALAFVERALIAKPNQPYYLNNKAYLLLMLNRTAEALPLVQESLRLDKTNAWAHRTLGLYYLNQKQPALALAAFKEAEKLDASVDALYYYLGKAELAAGNKTGACATWQRGESAGDELARRERTARCQ